GGTGCTTCTTCTGGACGAGCCCGCATCCGGCCTTGACCCCGAAGCAAGAAAGGCCCTTTCGGACCTTCTGGTGAACCTGAATGCCCGTGGCAAGACCATAATCGTCTCGTCCCACATCCTGGCGGAACTTGACGAGTACGCCACCGAGCTTCTCATCATCCGCAACGGGGCCCTGGTAAAAAACCTCTCCGAGGAAGGCATCGAAGGATTCGATCCGCCAAGGCTGATTTACGTGGGGGTGCTTTCCGCCGAAAACGGCCTCCTGGACAGGGTGAAGGACCTGGAGGGCGTCAGCCGGGCCGAAGTTTCGGGAAAAAGGCTGGTACTGCGGTTTTCCGGCGGAGAGGAAAAATACCCGGCCCTTATCGCGGCGCTTCTTGCGGCGGGAGCGCCCGTCACAAGTTTTTACGAGGAGCGCGGCGGGGTTCAGGAACAGTATCTCAAAACAATGGCCAACCTGAAAAAGCCGGATCATTAAGCGGAGCATGGAACCGACCCCTGCCCCCTCAACAAGAGCCTGTCCAGGATAAAACATGTTTTCAGACAACCCCGAATTCCGGCGCAACCTCTGGCTCTCGGCCACGCCCACG
This genomic interval from Deltaproteobacteria bacterium contains the following:
- a CDS encoding ABC transporter ATP-binding protein, producing the protein MIEVDHLTYEYPGLRALDDVSFTVREGSITALVGPNGAGKTTLLRCMAGLSCPYSGRIRLAGVDVVENPRLCHRLVGYLPDFFGLYDKLTVSQALTYFAMAHGVERREIGLRVTRVLEEVDLFQKAREQVGGLSRGMRQRMALGQALVHDPPVLLLDEPASGLDPEARKALSDLLVNLNARGKTIIVSSHILAELDEYATELLIIRNGALVKNLSEEGIEGFDPPRLIYVGVLSAENGLLDRVKDLEGVSRAEVSGKRLVLRFSGGEEKYPALIAALLAAGAPVTSFYEERGGVQEQYLKTMANLKKPDH